A window of the Rhodoferax sp. GW822-FHT02A01 genome harbors these coding sequences:
- a CDS encoding FKBP-type peptidyl-prolyl cis-trans isomerase: MEISQQCVVALTWTLKDTLGEELDVLDDPVEFLIGGHDLFPTIEEALQGHSAGATLNLQIEPEQAFGDFNDQLIFLEPRALFPADLEEGLTMEGSALPAGCNPDAPKDALYTITDIYPEHVVLDGNHPLAGIAIRITLNVHTVREATEEEIGRGSAGTGFFRIQPLHTEVPGDDTLH, encoded by the coding sequence ATGGAAATTTCTCAACAATGCGTGGTTGCCCTGACCTGGACGCTGAAAGATACTTTGGGCGAAGAACTGGACGTGCTGGACGATCCGGTGGAGTTTTTGATCGGCGGCCATGACCTGTTCCCCACGATTGAGGAAGCGCTGCAGGGCCACAGTGCCGGTGCCACACTCAATCTGCAGATTGAGCCGGAGCAGGCGTTTGGTGATTTCAATGACCAGCTCATCTTTTTGGAGCCGCGTGCGCTCTTTCCCGCCGACCTGGAAGAAGGCCTGACCATGGAAGGCTCCGCTCTGCCTGCGGGATGCAACCCCGACGCGCCCAAGGACGCGCTCTACACCATCACCGATATCTACCCGGAACACGTCGTGCTGGATGGCAACCACCCACTGGCCGGCATTGCCATTCGCATCACACTCAACGTGCACACCGTGCGTGAAGCCACCGAAGAAGAAATCGGCCGCGGCTCCGCCGGCACCGGCTTCTTCCGCATCCAGCCCCTGCACACCGAAGTCCCCGGCGACGACACCCTCCACTAG
- the dut gene encoding dUTP diphosphatase translates to MQIDVKILDSRLNDNMPAYATPGSAGLDLRACLDEPLTLRPNAWQLVPTGMAIYLADPGYAALILPRSGLGHKHGIVLGNLVGLIDSDYQGQLMVSAWNRSSTAFTIEPMERIAQLVIVPVAQARFNIVQEFPASQRGEGGYGSTGKN, encoded by the coding sequence ATGCAAATCGACGTCAAAATTCTCGACAGCCGCCTCAACGACAACATGCCGGCCTATGCCACACCCGGAAGTGCGGGGCTGGACTTGCGCGCCTGTCTGGATGAGCCGCTGACGCTGCGCCCCAACGCCTGGCAACTGGTTCCCACCGGAATGGCCATTTATCTGGCAGACCCCGGTTATGCAGCGCTCATCCTGCCGCGCTCCGGTCTGGGCCACAAGCACGGCATCGTGCTGGGCAATCTGGTGGGACTCATTGACAGCGATTACCAGGGCCAACTGATGGTGAGCGCCTGGAATCGCAGCTCCACCGCCTTCACCATCGAGCCCATGGAGCGAATCGCTCAACTGGTCATCGTGCCGGTGGCGCAGGCCCGCTTCAATATCGTTCAGGAGTTTCCTGCTTCCCAGCGCGGGGAGGGCGGGTACGGCTCTACTGGGAAGAATTGA
- the coaBC gene encoding bifunctional phosphopantothenoylcysteine decarboxylase/phosphopantothenate--cysteine ligase CoaBC, translating into MDLNGKHIVLGLTGGIACYKAAELCRALIKQGATVQVVMTEAAAQFITPVTMQALSNRPVFTSQWDAREPNNMPHINISREADAILIAPCSADFMAKLLHGRADDLLSLMCLARPMDRVPLLIAPAMNREMWAHPATQRNMTQLKADGATLLGVGNGLQACGETGDGRMLEPQELLQDVIAFFQPKVLAGHHVLVTAGPTFEAIDPVRGITNLSSGKMGFAVARAAQEAGATVTLIAGPVALATPRGVSRIDVVSAQEMLDACLRQAPLASVFVATAAVADWRPENSAQQKIKKDGSGQVPQLGFVENPDILATLAKSARATSGALYCVGFAAESHDLLAHATAKRARKNVPLLVGNIGPATFGQDDNALLLVDVNGSREIPRNNKLALARQLVADIAARLASATA; encoded by the coding sequence ATGGACTTGAACGGCAAACATATTGTTCTGGGGCTCACCGGCGGCATCGCGTGCTACAAGGCTGCCGAGTTGTGCCGTGCGCTGATCAAGCAAGGCGCCACGGTGCAGGTGGTCATGACCGAGGCGGCGGCCCAATTCATCACGCCGGTGACCATGCAGGCGCTGAGCAATCGGCCGGTATTCACCTCGCAATGGGATGCGCGTGAGCCCAACAACATGCCGCACATCAACATCAGCCGTGAGGCCGATGCCATTCTGATAGCCCCCTGCAGCGCCGACTTCATGGCCAAGCTCCTGCACGGACGTGCGGACGACCTGCTCAGCCTGATGTGTCTGGCACGTCCCATGGATCGCGTGCCTCTGCTGATTGCTCCGGCCATGAACCGCGAGATGTGGGCGCATCCTGCTACGCAACGCAATATGACGCAGCTCAAGGCCGATGGCGCCACGTTGCTCGGCGTGGGCAATGGCCTGCAGGCCTGCGGCGAGACTGGCGATGGCCGCATGCTGGAGCCGCAGGAATTGTTACAGGATGTGATTGCGTTCTTCCAGCCGAAGGTTTTGGCGGGGCACCACGTGCTGGTGACTGCTGGCCCCACGTTTGAAGCCATTGATCCCGTGCGCGGCATCACCAATCTGTCCAGCGGAAAAATGGGGTTTGCAGTGGCGCGTGCTGCACAGGAAGCCGGTGCCACGGTGACCCTGATCGCTGGGCCGGTTGCACTGGCTACGCCGCGTGGCGTGAGCCGTATCGATGTGGTGTCGGCACAGGAGATGCTGGACGCATGCCTGCGACAAGCACCACTTGCCAGCGTTTTTGTCGCTACTGCGGCCGTGGCCGATTGGCGTCCGGAAAACTCAGCCCAACAGAAGATCAAGAAGGACGGTTCGGGCCAGGTGCCGCAACTTGGATTTGTGGAGAACCCGGACATTCTGGCTACGCTTGCGAAATCTGCGCGCGCGACCAGCGGGGCTTTGTATTGCGTAGGCTTTGCCGCAGAGAGCCATGATCTTCTGGCCCATGCCACGGCGAAGCGCGCGCGCAAGAACGTGCCCCTGCTGGTGGGCAATATTGGTCCTGCCACGTTCGGCCAGGATGACAATGCCTTGCTGCTGGTGGATGTCAACGGTTCGCGCGAAATTCCGCGCAACAACAAACTTGCGTTGGCACGGCAGCTGGTGGCCGACATTGCCGCCCGCCTGGCCAGCGCGACCGCTTGA
- a CDS encoding CTP synthase, whose protein sequence is MTKFVFVTGGVVSSLGKGIASASLAAILESRGLKVTLIKLDPYLNVDPGTMSPLQHGEVFVTDDGAETDLDLGHYERFIETRMRKSNNFTTGQIYQSVLDKERRGDYLGKTVQVIPHVTNEIQEFVKRGARYGEPDAVDVAIVEIGGTVGDIESLPFLEAVRQMSLKLGPNNSAFVHLSYLPWIAAAGELKTKPTQHTAKQLREIGIQADALICRADRKVPDEEREKISLFSNVPEWGVISMWDVDTIYKVPRMLHEQGLDGLICDKLRLNTPPANLKRWDDLVYETEHPQGEVSIAMVGKYVDLSDSYKSLNEALRHAGMKNHVKVKIEYVDSETITPDSVSQLARFDAILVPGGFGKRGIEGKIAAARFAREGKVPYLGICLGMQVATIEFARHVAGLKDANSTEFDPLSPNPVIALITEWKDADGTIKTRDQNSNLGGTMRLGAQSSDVAQHTIAHDIYGDVVTERHRHRYEANVNYLDKLRASGLVISALTQREQLTEMVELPQSVHPWFVGVQFHPEFKSTPWNGHPLFNAFVKAALDHQTQGKNLKVAA, encoded by the coding sequence ATGACCAAATTTGTCTTCGTCACCGGCGGTGTGGTGTCCTCCCTTGGCAAGGGAATCGCCTCAGCCTCCTTAGCTGCGATCTTGGAATCGCGAGGCCTCAAAGTCACTTTAATCAAGCTCGACCCCTATCTCAACGTAGACCCTGGAACCATGTCGCCCCTGCAACATGGCGAGGTCTTCGTCACCGACGACGGCGCAGAAACTGATTTGGACTTGGGCCATTACGAGCGTTTCATTGAAACGCGCATGCGTAAATCCAACAACTTCACCACCGGCCAGATCTACCAGAGCGTGCTCGACAAGGAGCGCCGTGGCGACTACCTGGGCAAGACCGTGCAGGTCATCCCCCATGTCACCAACGAGATCCAGGAGTTCGTCAAGCGCGGCGCGCGCTACGGCGAACCCGATGCGGTCGATGTGGCCATCGTCGAAATCGGCGGCACCGTGGGTGACATCGAGTCCCTGCCCTTCCTCGAAGCCGTGCGCCAGATGAGCCTCAAGCTCGGTCCCAACAACAGTGCGTTTGTGCACCTGAGCTACCTGCCCTGGATCGCCGCAGCCGGTGAGCTCAAGACCAAACCGACCCAGCACACGGCCAAGCAATTGCGCGAGATTGGTATCCAGGCCGACGCCCTGATCTGTCGCGCCGACCGCAAGGTGCCCGATGAAGAGCGCGAAAAGATTTCACTGTTCTCCAACGTGCCCGAATGGGGCGTCATCTCCATGTGGGATGTGGACACCATCTACAAGGTGCCGCGTATGTTGCACGAGCAGGGCCTGGATGGCCTGATCTGCGACAAGCTGCGCCTGAACACACCACCGGCCAACCTCAAGCGCTGGGACGATCTGGTCTACGAGACCGAGCATCCGCAAGGTGAAGTCTCTATCGCCATGGTCGGCAAATACGTGGACCTGTCGGACAGCTACAAGTCGCTCAACGAAGCGCTGCGCCACGCTGGCATGAAGAACCACGTCAAGGTCAAGATCGAATACGTAGACTCCGAAACCATCACGCCCGACAGCGTGTCCCAGCTGGCGCGCTTTGACGCCATTCTGGTCCCCGGGGGATTTGGCAAGCGTGGCATCGAAGGCAAGATTGCAGCGGCCCGCTTTGCACGTGAAGGCAAGGTGCCCTACCTCGGCATTTGCCTGGGTATGCAGGTTGCTACCATCGAATTTGCCCGCCATGTGGCCGGCCTCAAGGACGCCAACAGCACCGAGTTCGATCCGCTAAGCCCCAACCCCGTCATCGCCCTCATCACCGAGTGGAAAGACGCGGACGGAACCATCAAGACGCGCGACCAGAACTCCAACCTGGGCGGCACCATGCGCCTGGGTGCACAAAGTTCCGATGTGGCCCAACACACGATTGCGCACGACATCTACGGCGACGTGGTGACCGAGCGCCATCGCCACCGCTACGAAGCCAACGTCAATTACCTGGACAAGCTGCGCGCCTCCGGCCTGGTGATCTCTGCGCTGACACAGCGCGAGCAACTCACC